In a single window of the Aquarana catesbeiana isolate 2022-GZ linkage group LG13, ASM4218655v1, whole genome shotgun sequence genome:
- the LOC141117022 gene encoding olfactory receptor 6N2-like — protein sequence MELSNRSLITQFVIVGFPDLGEYGAFLFLLLSISYVFTLSGNITIITLICTHPQLHVPLYLFVGILSFLEIWYTTVTIPKMLTNVLNVNIISYVGCLLQIYFFHSLGITETYLLTAMAFDRYMAICNPLRYPSIMTTVCCFQLAACCWVIGFLGPLTQIILLSRLFFCGSNGINHIFCDFAPLMNLACSDISLNVTVDFAINSFLLFLAFACIILSYFKIISTVLKIKTAEGRKKAFSTCGAHLTVVFLFFGSVGFMYVRPIKTNSASYDRIMAVIYSVLTPMCNPVIYSLRNQEIRRALKKSLKSLF from the coding sequence ATGGAACTTTCAAATCGGTCTCTTATTACGCAGTTTGTCATAGTAGGCTTTCCTGATCTTGGTGAATATGGGGCATTCTTGTTTCTTCTTCTGAGTATCAGCTATGTTTTTACTCTAAGTGGTAATATTACAATAATTACCCTAATCTGTACTCACCCCCAACTTCATGTTCCTCTCTACCTATTTGTTGGTATACTCTCCTTTTTGGAAATCTGGTACACCACTGTCACTATACCAAAAATGTTGACAAATGTATTAAATGTTAATATAATCTCCTATGTTGGCTGTTTATTGCAGATCTATTTTTTTCATAGCCTTGGTATTACAGAAACCTATCTTCTAACAGCAATGGCCTTTGACCGATACATGGCCATATGCAACCCTTTAAGGTACCCATCCATAATGACTACTGTGTGTTGTTTTCAACTGGCAGCTTGCTGTTGGGTTATTGGATTCCTTGGTCCTTTAACGCAAATTATCCTGTTGTCCCGTCTTTTCTTTTGTGGATCGAACGGCATTAACCATATCTTCTGTGACTTTGCTCCACTCATGAATTTGGCCTGTTCAGACATTTCACTAAATGTTACAGTTGACTTTGCCATCAattcctttcttcttttccttgCTTTCGCTTGTATTATTCTATCCTATTTTAAAATAATTTCCACTGTTTTAAAAATAAAGACAGCTGAAGGTAGGAAAAAAGCATTTTCTACGTGTGGAGCTCATCTGACAGTGGTCTTTCTTTTCTTTGGCAGTGTGGGTTTTATGTATGTTAGACCGATCAAAACTAACTCTGCAAGCTATGACCGCATAATGGCTGTGATTTACTCAGTTTTAACACCAATGTGCAATCCAGTTATTTATAGCCTAAGGAATCAAGAAATTAGAAGAGCACTGAAGAAGAGTTTAAAATCATTGTTTTAA